A stretch of Pelagicoccus enzymogenes DNA encodes these proteins:
- the obgE gene encoding GTPase ObgE: MFVDETRIIAQAGDGGNGCISFRREKYEAFGGPNGGDGGKGGDVILEGTNNENNLIKYRYQQHWNAERGQHGMGSDRIGKCGKDAVLLVPLGTIVIDNETGQVLAEIMEVGQRVRLLKGGNGGWGNAKFKSSVNRAPRRANPGEPGEKGEFTLVLKSIADVGLVGYPNAGKSTLTNMITNARPKMAPYPFTTLHPGIGVIEYPDRYERLQMADIPGIIEGASENKGLGHRFLRHIERCFVLTFIIDMSGIDERAPWDDYAQLIAELGAYDKSLLDKPRIVLANKMDEEVSVENLKEFRKRHDVVVQPISCLSEEGIPEFKELLWEKVAEAKASEKESEIVESESANDDSESH, from the coding sequence ATGTTCGTAGACGAAACTAGAATCATCGCCCAAGCAGGCGACGGTGGAAACGGTTGTATCAGCTTCCGCCGTGAGAAATACGAGGCCTTCGGCGGCCCCAATGGAGGGGACGGCGGCAAAGGCGGCGACGTGATTCTCGAGGGAACCAACAACGAAAACAACCTCATCAAGTATCGCTACCAGCAGCACTGGAACGCGGAACGCGGCCAACACGGCATGGGATCCGACCGGATTGGAAAGTGCGGGAAGGATGCCGTTTTGCTCGTGCCCCTAGGCACTATCGTGATCGACAACGAGACGGGGCAGGTTTTGGCGGAGATCATGGAAGTTGGGCAACGGGTGCGATTGCTGAAGGGCGGAAATGGCGGCTGGGGCAACGCCAAGTTCAAGAGCTCGGTCAACCGCGCTCCGCGGCGAGCCAATCCTGGCGAGCCTGGCGAGAAGGGGGAGTTCACTTTGGTGCTCAAGAGCATCGCGGACGTGGGGCTAGTCGGGTACCCGAACGCTGGCAAGTCCACCTTGACGAACATGATCACCAACGCCCGCCCCAAGATGGCGCCTTACCCCTTTACCACGCTGCATCCCGGGATCGGCGTGATCGAGTACCCGGATCGCTACGAGCGTTTGCAGATGGCGGACATTCCCGGGATCATCGAAGGGGCGAGCGAGAACAAGGGCCTTGGCCACCGCTTTCTCCGCCACATCGAACGCTGTTTCGTGCTGACTTTCATCATCGACATGTCGGGCATCGACGAGCGGGCGCCTTGGGACGACTACGCCCAGTTGATCGCGGAGCTCGGGGCCTACGACAAGAGCCTCTTGGACAAGCCCCGTATCGTGCTGGCCAATAAGATGGATGAAGAGGTCTCGGTGGAGAACCTTAAGGAGTTCCGGAAGCGCCACGACGTGGTGGTTCAGCCGATCTCCTGCTTGTCGGAGGAAGGTATCCCAGAATTCAAGGAACTTCTCTGGGAAAAGGTGGCAGAAGCTAAAGCTAGTGAAAAAGAATCCGAGATAGTTGAGAGCGAATCCGCGAACGACGACTCGGAATCTCACTAG
- a CDS encoding GspE/PulE family protein produces the protein MALGRLQAGIVDHLHELKYLDAEQSDILKARDEELNGSAFDDLLQADYRISPHQLNIAKAKTYGVTPINVKNVAIHKGTWELLDQEFCEKNQVVPVSAYGRYIAVALANPFELTVTSRISEISKKTVVALLAPESDIKEVLKQDQKREETHFEDVVEAVGMEFEEGEMEDVEEGLDDEDSAPIIQLANRIIEDAYFAGTSDIHIEPREKELVVRYRIDGVCQEKLKLPPKVSGSLVARLKIMSNLDIAERRLPQDGRIVFKQYTKKNVDIDLRVSTAPLNHGEGVVMRILDKQKSTLPMPALGFSEENLTRYREVIKQPYGMILHCGPTGSGKSMTLYSALNEINDPSMVIRTAEDPIEYTLNGINQMQMNRQIGLTFASALRAFLRQDPDIILVGEIRDQETANIAVEAALTGHLLISTLHTNDAPSTVARLTDMGIEPFMISSSLLCVCAQRLMRRVCKTCRIQYEPEGREREILEAGIGWSGPIFRHNPKGCPRCSNTGYKGRVGIHELMTSCEQLVEDINKGRETADIKRTAVKSGMKTLHQDSLLKVKDGISTLEEALSTVPVDMF, from the coding sequence ATGGCGTTAGGTCGACTACAGGCAGGGATCGTAGACCATCTGCACGAGCTCAAGTATCTCGATGCGGAACAGTCCGATATTCTCAAGGCCCGGGATGAGGAGCTCAACGGAAGCGCTTTCGACGATCTCCTGCAGGCGGACTATCGCATTTCGCCGCACCAGCTCAACATAGCCAAGGCCAAGACCTACGGGGTCACTCCGATCAACGTAAAGAACGTAGCCATCCACAAGGGAACTTGGGAGCTGCTGGACCAAGAGTTTTGCGAAAAGAACCAAGTGGTTCCGGTTAGCGCTTACGGCCGTTACATTGCGGTCGCCTTGGCTAACCCCTTCGAGCTGACGGTTACCTCTCGAATTTCCGAGATCAGCAAGAAGACGGTCGTGGCGTTGCTGGCTCCGGAGAGCGACATCAAAGAGGTCCTCAAGCAGGACCAGAAGCGGGAAGAAACCCACTTTGAGGATGTCGTCGAAGCCGTCGGCATGGAGTTTGAGGAAGGGGAGATGGAAGATGTGGAGGAAGGCCTCGACGACGAGGATTCCGCTCCGATCATCCAGCTCGCCAACCGGATCATCGAGGACGCGTATTTTGCAGGCACTTCGGATATTCACATCGAACCCCGGGAGAAGGAGCTTGTCGTTCGCTACCGCATTGATGGGGTTTGCCAAGAAAAGTTGAAGTTGCCGCCCAAAGTTTCGGGCTCTCTGGTGGCTCGCTTGAAGATCATGTCGAACCTCGACATTGCGGAACGCCGCCTCCCACAAGACGGCCGTATCGTATTCAAGCAGTACACCAAGAAAAACGTCGATATCGACCTTCGCGTCTCGACCGCTCCGCTCAACCACGGGGAAGGGGTCGTCATGCGTATCCTTGACAAGCAAAAGTCGACTCTGCCGATGCCGGCTTTGGGCTTTTCGGAAGAAAATCTTACTCGTTACCGGGAAGTCATAAAGCAGCCCTATGGCATGATATTGCACTGTGGACCGACCGGTTCCGGCAAGTCGATGACCTTGTACTCGGCGCTCAACGAGATCAACGATCCGAGCATGGTGATCCGCACGGCGGAGGACCCGATCGAGTACACGCTTAACGGCATCAATCAGATGCAGATGAACCGTCAAATCGGGCTGACCTTTGCCAGCGCCTTGCGCGCCTTCCTGCGCCAGGATCCGGACATCATCTTGGTGGGGGAAATTCGTGACCAGGAAACTGCGAACATCGCGGTTGAAGCGGCGCTCACCGGTCACTTGCTTATCAGTACCTTGCATACCAACGACGCGCCCAGCACGGTCGCGCGTCTGACGGACATGGGAATCGAGCCGTTTATGATCTCCTCGTCTCTACTGTGCGTCTGCGCTCAGCGACTGATGCGTCGGGTCTGCAAGACCTGTCGTATTCAATACGAGCCGGAAGGACGTGAACGCGAGATTCTAGAGGCTGGCATCGGCTGGAGCGGACCGATCTTCAGGCACAACCCGAAGGGATGTCCCCGTTGTTCGAATACGGGCTATAAAGGACGAGTTGGTATTCACGAATTGATGACAAGCTGCGAGCAGCTGGTGGAAGACATCAACAAGGGCCGCGAGACCGCTGATATCAAGCGTACTGCGGTCAAGTCGGGAATGAAGACCTTGCACCAGGACAGCCTTCTTAAGGTGAAGGATGGAATTTCTACCTTAGAAGAAGCCCTGTCGACGGTACCGGTCGATATGTTCTAG
- a CDS encoding peroxiredoxin-like family protein translates to MKKISFLLSLLFILNFAGARTADEVSPLLIGQKAPKVDVVDETGTKQFLPALLKGKHSIIVFYRGGWCPYCSTHMQELAEAEAEFLKLGYQIIGISPDSPEMLASIEKDGDLPYKLYSDSGFAAIEGFGIDFTLNKATVLKYKGFGIDLAKNSGGLNKDRLPAPAVFIVTPDNEIAFSYVNPNYKDRIPGNLLLAAAKAIKE, encoded by the coding sequence ATGAAAAAGATAAGCTTCCTACTCTCGCTCCTGTTCATTCTTAACTTCGCCGGCGCGCGCACGGCCGACGAAGTCAGCCCGCTCCTCATCGGACAAAAGGCACCGAAGGTCGACGTCGTAGACGAAACTGGGACAAAGCAATTCCTGCCCGCGCTCCTCAAAGGGAAACACAGCATTATCGTTTTCTACCGAGGAGGCTGGTGTCCCTACTGCAGCACTCACATGCAGGAGCTCGCAGAAGCGGAAGCGGAATTCCTGAAACTTGGCTACCAGATCATTGGCATCAGTCCCGACTCCCCCGAAATGCTGGCAAGCATCGAGAAAGACGGAGACCTCCCCTACAAACTGTATTCAGATAGTGGATTCGCTGCTATCGAAGGCTTCGGAATCGACTTCACTCTCAACAAGGCCACTGTGCTCAAGTACAAAGGCTTTGGAATCGACCTGGCTAAAAACTCAGGCGGACTGAACAAGGACCGACTTCCAGCGCCCGCAGTGTTCATCGTAACGCCGGACAACGAAATCGCGTTCTCCTACGTCAACCCGAACTACAAGGACCGCATCCCCGGCAACCTACTGCTGGCCGCCGCCAAAGCGATCAAAGAGTAG
- the speB gene encoding agmatinase — MPNDLYENPPAFHSDDIEPSNQHDAAFHIIPVPWETSVSYGGGTANGPNAILHSSVQLEHWLDGSFPGDAGIYTADPVRCDAPAPTVIENIKVATRAALNINKCPILLGGEHAMTLGPVQACAELDIPFGIVQFDAHADLRYAYQGNLYSHASVMERCTDMGIPLHQIGVRALCKEEADRRIERKVTYLDAADLYWKGYPEQLLPDDFPEHVFITFDVDGLDPSIMPSTGTPVPGGLNWYQAIDGLERALKGRKLLGADFVELAPQAGQHAPDFLVANLIYKFMEIAQRLDCLRS; from the coding sequence ATGCCTAACGATCTTTACGAGAACCCTCCCGCGTTTCATTCGGATGACATCGAACCATCCAACCAGCACGACGCTGCGTTTCATATTATCCCCGTTCCTTGGGAAACAAGCGTATCCTACGGAGGCGGTACCGCGAATGGACCGAACGCAATTCTCCATTCCTCCGTTCAATTGGAGCACTGGCTCGATGGATCCTTTCCCGGAGACGCCGGCATCTACACCGCCGACCCCGTACGCTGTGACGCCCCCGCTCCCACTGTTATTGAAAACATCAAAGTCGCGACCCGAGCGGCTCTCAACATAAACAAGTGCCCCATCCTACTCGGCGGTGAACACGCGATGACCCTCGGCCCCGTCCAAGCTTGCGCTGAGCTAGACATCCCCTTTGGCATCGTCCAATTCGACGCCCATGCCGACCTTCGCTATGCGTATCAAGGAAACCTATACAGTCATGCAAGCGTCATGGAACGCTGCACCGACATGGGTATCCCCCTACACCAAATCGGAGTTAGGGCTCTTTGCAAAGAGGAGGCAGACCGTCGCATAGAGCGCAAGGTTACCTACCTGGACGCCGCCGACCTATACTGGAAAGGATATCCCGAGCAACTCTTGCCAGACGACTTTCCGGAGCACGTATTCATTACATTCGACGTCGATGGACTCGATCCATCGATCATGCCTTCGACGGGAACTCCAGTTCCGGGCGGGCTCAACTGGTATCAAGCTATCGATGGACTGGAACGCGCGCTCAAGGGCCGCAAGCTGCTTGGAGCCGACTTCGTAGAACTCGCCCCGCAAGCGGGACAGCATGCGCCTGACTTCCTGGTCGCAAACCTGATCTACAAGTTCATGGAAATAGCCCAGCGACTCGACTGCCTGAGAAGCTAG
- the nspC gene encoding carboxynorspermidine decarboxylase codes for MDHIIHYDPELPPETPSPAYVVDLKRLRSNMEIIKSVQEQSGAKILAALKGFAMHSAFPLMRDYVAGVCASGPWEAQLGAEEFGKEVHCFAPAFTDEDMQEVLQFAHHISFNSIAQFQKHQEAIAGSSRKVSCGLRVNPEYSEVETDIYNPCVAGSRLGIRRAALEGQDLAKVEGLHFHTMCEQNSDTLERTLVHFEEKFGDLLPQMQWVNFGGGHHITSPTYNRDRLVRILKDFKSRYPHLEVYLEPGEAMAINTGVLVATVLDIIEEAPPIAILDLSATCHMPDVLEMPYRPEIVDAAEAGEKQHTYSLGGLSCLAGDMIGHYSFDQPLQPGNKLYFLDMAHYTMVKTSTFNGIKHPAIATWDPDKEELTIVRKFGYTDYRDRLS; via the coding sequence ATGGATCACATCATCCACTACGATCCGGAGCTACCGCCGGAGACCCCTTCTCCCGCATACGTCGTCGATCTCAAGCGACTGCGCTCAAACATGGAGATCATCAAATCGGTCCAAGAGCAAAGCGGAGCCAAGATTCTCGCCGCGCTCAAAGGCTTCGCCATGCACAGCGCTTTCCCCCTCATGCGCGACTACGTAGCGGGCGTTTGCGCGAGCGGCCCCTGGGAAGCCCAACTCGGCGCTGAAGAATTCGGCAAGGAAGTGCACTGCTTCGCGCCTGCCTTCACCGATGAAGACATGCAGGAGGTGTTGCAGTTCGCCCACCACATTTCGTTCAATTCGATCGCCCAATTCCAAAAACACCAGGAAGCCATAGCTGGGTCTTCACGAAAAGTGTCCTGCGGCCTGCGCGTAAACCCGGAATACAGCGAAGTGGAGACCGACATCTACAATCCTTGCGTCGCCGGATCTCGCCTTGGGATTCGCCGGGCTGCGCTCGAAGGCCAAGACCTGGCAAAGGTCGAGGGTCTGCACTTCCACACGATGTGTGAGCAAAATTCGGATACGCTGGAACGTACGCTTGTCCATTTCGAGGAAAAGTTCGGCGACCTTCTTCCACAAATGCAGTGGGTCAACTTCGGCGGCGGCCACCACATCACTTCTCCCACCTACAACCGGGATCGTCTGGTGCGCATTCTCAAAGACTTCAAATCCCGCTACCCGCATCTCGAAGTCTACCTCGAGCCAGGTGAAGCCATGGCTATCAATACCGGGGTGCTCGTCGCAACCGTGCTCGACATCATAGAAGAGGCTCCCCCGATCGCCATCCTCGACCTTTCCGCAACCTGCCACATGCCAGACGTGCTGGAAATGCCTTACCGCCCCGAAATCGTAGACGCAGCGGAAGCTGGCGAGAAGCAACACACCTACAGCTTAGGAGGATTGTCTTGCCTCGCTGGCGACATGATCGGCCACTACTCCTTCGACCAGCCTCTCCAGCCCGGCAACAAGCTCTATTTCTTGGACATGGCCCACTACACCATGGTCAAGACTAGCACCTTTAACGGTATTAAACATCCCGCCATCGCAACTTGGGATCCAGACAAGGAAGAACTGACAATCGTCAGGAAATTTGGATACACCGACTACCGGGACCGATTGTCTTAG
- a CDS encoding saccharopine dehydrogenase family protein — protein MSKKVLIIGAGGVGSVVTHKCAMNRDVFGEICLASRRKSSCDKIADQIDSEIHTAQVDADKTEETVALIKDFQPDLVLNVALPYQDLAIMDACLETGTDYLDTANYEPRDEAKFEYSWQWAYHDRFKDAGIMALLGSGFDPGVTNIFTAYAEKHHFDTIDTLDIIDCNAGDHGKAFATNFNPEINIREVTANGRYFENGEWKETPPLSEKRVFDFPDGIGPKDMYLMYHEEMESLTKNFPEIKRMRFWMTFGQQYLTHLKVLENVGMTRIDPVIYNGHEVIPLQFLKAVLPDPGSLGESTKGRTCIGIVADGHKNGERKHYYIYNICDHEACFAEVNSQAISYTTGVPAMIGAKMMLTDKWRGKGVFNVEQFDPDPFMEQLNVQGLPWVEQWLDKKPEVLV, from the coding sequence ATGAGCAAAAAAGTCCTAATCATCGGCGCCGGCGGCGTCGGAAGTGTTGTCACCCATAAGTGCGCGATGAATCGCGACGTTTTCGGCGAAATCTGCCTGGCCAGCCGTCGCAAGAGCAGTTGCGACAAAATAGCGGACCAAATCGACAGCGAGATTCACACCGCGCAAGTCGACGCGGACAAGACCGAGGAAACCGTCGCTCTGATCAAGGACTTCCAACCCGACCTCGTCCTCAACGTCGCCCTTCCCTACCAGGACTTGGCCATCATGGACGCCTGCCTGGAAACAGGTACCGACTATCTGGATACAGCCAACTACGAACCGCGCGACGAAGCGAAATTCGAGTACAGCTGGCAATGGGCCTACCACGACCGCTTCAAGGATGCCGGAATCATGGCGCTGCTCGGGTCCGGATTCGACCCCGGCGTGACCAATATCTTCACCGCTTACGCCGAAAAGCACCACTTCGACACGATTGATACGCTCGACATCATCGACTGCAACGCCGGCGACCACGGCAAGGCTTTCGCCACCAACTTCAATCCGGAAATCAATATTCGTGAGGTAACCGCCAACGGTCGCTACTTCGAAAACGGCGAGTGGAAGGAAACGCCTCCTCTTTCCGAGAAGCGTGTATTCGATTTTCCGGACGGAATCGGCCCCAAGGACATGTATCTCATGTACCACGAGGAGATGGAGTCTCTGACAAAGAACTTTCCCGAGATCAAGCGCATGCGCTTCTGGATGACCTTCGGCCAGCAATACCTCACCCACCTGAAGGTTCTGGAAAACGTCGGCATGACCCGTATCGATCCGGTCATCTACAACGGCCATGAAGTCATTCCGCTCCAGTTCCTCAAGGCCGTCCTCCCCGACCCTGGATCGCTTGGCGAGTCCACCAAGGGGCGTACCTGTATCGGCATCGTCGCCGACGGCCACAAGAACGGCGAACGCAAGCACTACTACATCTACAACATCTGCGATCACGAAGCCTGCTTCGCCGAGGTCAACTCTCAAGCGATCAGCTACACCACCGGCGTTCCCGCCATGATCGGAGCCAAGATGATGCTCACGGACAAATGGCGCGGCAAAGGGGTCTTCAACGTGGAGCAATTCGATCCCGACCCCTTCATGGAACAACTCAACGTACAAGGCCTCCCTTGGGTCGAGCAGTGGCTCGACAAAAAGCCAGAGGTTCTCGTCTAG
- a CDS encoding hybrid sensor histidine kinase/response regulator, with amino-acid sequence MPSFLPRLEDSLASRTVFLVLACLLIPLATSETDPSTVVEPKRSELGLPEFRIHSTQEIGTTRGSRFVALDTNGRILYSSEGELSAFDGTEWKRLSTPKRRSNEDLIAVQEGPDGVLYVGGLGYWGRLDVDNRGRYEIVHFANQEEQIKTSIEYFDHITFLDGYVYFKGVNHLVRWHPDEGSKLFNRINIDLVFPLDGKLFVSSNHGFQRLEGDEFITLPIRGSSLGQGSRNISSTQWDADRVAIFNTQHGLVLFDGERFEDIPDDFQKEQEIVWVNDMERLDEQTIAITSVQSGLHLVDHNGRSVLNLDKQLDHRFLDCGVITVAPDKTLWVTLSDGVVQIQATRLISYIDQRLNVPLNYFDFGRIGGEMILRSNGKLYHAVYNDLNHLSHFETFNILADQTVYETLQYGDGLIASTDQAIYLLKKDQPPQKISDIPFVYRIQTTRFAEPPLVIVADPERTYITEFRDGQLKLEASLETTGLYNKILDDEHGDFWLERGISNIGRIVRSGESYSYLEYDPSSGIAADQWIPIWRNGGEVYFSSRAGALRFNRETERFEKASELNALIPLRTQKLTRPAFSPKGDLWAIANQHPVVLRKQEDGSFDPDYQTLQQISNLQIDEIQFEDDGDTVWLISRKVLTRIDDSTPHLQQAIPPPQIDSITDLKSGKLLQHFARADLGLAARLPFSQNSIQVQLSTPYYQSTGGIKYAYRLAGENEQWSDPVNSSVINLDRIPPGDYLFEVKAIPESAWSSEATSLPISIATPIYRTIPAFMLYAVLSALLVALLVRIRHAKLVDRQRALEEKVAVQTRALREKNIQIHGAFLSERELKKRAEKANLAKSEFLAMVSHEIRTPMNCIIGMADHLLATPLEREQFEMLRAIHSSGQSLVAIIADILDFSKIEAGKVELESIPFSPAQTVTDVFKLFLRSCEEKGLLLKSDIAEGLPPVVVGDPTRVKQILINLIGNALKFTEHGEIVIRLEGEKTGDTQTRLHYTVSDTGLGIEADKMERLFKAFSQIDSSNTRKFGGTGLGLAISKKLANQMGGDIDVSSQPGQGSSFALTLSATLASPEEVEAFEKTVPQFSDSSPLPLHPFTPSYSSKSSVSEEEKDVLLVEDNPINQQVTAMMLRRLEYSYDLVNNGELACRTVAKKRYRVILMDIQMPGMDGIECAKRLREENGDATPPILAVTAKTSDSDREVAREAGMSDFLTKPLERRKLREAIEKVLQQEAPRRSRTLR; translated from the coding sequence ATGCCAAGTTTCCTCCCCAGACTAGAAGATTCGCTCGCTTCCAGGACCGTTTTTCTCGTCCTGGCCTGCCTTCTCATACCGCTGGCCACCAGCGAAACCGATCCTTCAACAGTCGTTGAGCCCAAACGCAGCGAGCTCGGCCTTCCAGAATTCCGCATCCATTCAACCCAAGAAATTGGGACCACACGCGGCAGCCGATTTGTCGCCCTGGACACCAATGGGCGTATCCTTTATTCGAGCGAGGGCGAACTGTCCGCCTTCGACGGCACCGAATGGAAGCGCTTGAGCACACCCAAGCGCCGCTCCAACGAGGACCTGATCGCCGTGCAGGAAGGTCCAGACGGCGTACTCTACGTAGGCGGTCTTGGCTACTGGGGACGGCTCGATGTCGACAACAGAGGCCGGTACGAAATCGTGCACTTCGCGAACCAAGAGGAGCAAATAAAGACCTCCATCGAGTATTTCGACCATATAACTTTCCTCGACGGCTACGTCTACTTCAAAGGAGTAAACCACCTCGTGCGCTGGCATCCGGACGAAGGCAGCAAACTTTTCAACAGGATCAACATCGACCTCGTCTTCCCTCTCGACGGCAAGCTGTTTGTCAGCTCCAACCACGGATTCCAGCGCCTAGAGGGCGACGAATTTATTACGCTGCCCATCCGGGGCAGCTCCCTCGGCCAAGGAAGCCGAAACATCAGCTCCACCCAGTGGGACGCAGATCGAGTCGCCATCTTCAATACGCAACACGGGCTCGTCCTATTCGACGGCGAGCGCTTCGAGGACATTCCGGACGATTTCCAGAAAGAGCAGGAGATCGTATGGGTCAACGACATGGAACGCCTGGACGAGCAGACCATTGCGATCACCAGCGTGCAAAGCGGACTCCACCTGGTCGACCACAACGGCAGGTCTGTCCTCAACCTCGACAAGCAGCTAGACCATCGCTTCCTCGACTGCGGAGTGATCACCGTCGCTCCGGACAAAACCCTGTGGGTCACCCTTTCCGACGGCGTCGTGCAAATACAAGCGACTCGACTCATTTCCTACATCGACCAGCGGCTGAACGTACCTCTCAACTACTTCGACTTCGGACGCATTGGCGGGGAGATGATCCTTCGCTCGAACGGGAAGCTGTACCACGCCGTCTACAACGACCTGAACCACCTATCTCACTTCGAAACCTTCAACATACTCGCCGACCAGACCGTCTACGAGACCCTGCAGTATGGAGACGGCCTGATCGCCTCCACCGACCAAGCCATCTACCTCCTAAAAAAAGACCAGCCTCCCCAAAAAATATCGGACATCCCCTTCGTCTACCGTATCCAGACGACCCGCTTCGCAGAGCCTCCCCTCGTCATCGTCGCGGACCCGGAGCGGACCTACATCACCGAATTCAGGGACGGCCAACTCAAGCTCGAGGCAAGCCTGGAAACAACAGGCCTCTACAACAAGATCCTGGACGACGAGCACGGCGACTTCTGGCTCGAAAGAGGAATTTCCAACATCGGCCGAATCGTTCGCTCCGGAGAATCGTATTCATACCTCGAATACGATCCAAGTTCTGGAATTGCAGCCGACCAGTGGATTCCCATATGGCGCAATGGAGGAGAGGTCTACTTCTCTTCGCGCGCCGGAGCGCTTCGCTTCAATCGAGAGACGGAGCGTTTCGAAAAAGCGAGCGAGCTCAACGCCTTGATCCCCCTGCGCACTCAAAAACTGACTCGCCCTGCTTTCTCCCCCAAAGGCGACCTCTGGGCCATCGCCAACCAACATCCCGTGGTCTTGCGAAAACAGGAGGACGGAAGCTTCGACCCCGACTACCAAACGCTGCAACAGATATCCAACCTGCAGATCGACGAGATCCAATTCGAGGACGATGGCGACACCGTGTGGCTGATCAGCCGAAAGGTGCTGACCCGCATCGACGACTCCACTCCACACCTCCAACAAGCGATCCCGCCCCCTCAGATCGATTCCATAACCGACCTGAAGAGCGGAAAACTCCTGCAACACTTCGCCCGAGCCGACCTCGGTCTGGCGGCGCGACTTCCCTTCTCCCAAAACAGCATCCAAGTCCAGCTGAGCACCCCCTACTACCAAAGCACCGGAGGAATTAAATACGCCTACCGGCTAGCCGGCGAAAACGAGCAATGGAGCGATCCCGTGAACAGCTCGGTCATCAATCTCGACCGCATCCCTCCCGGAGACTACCTGTTCGAAGTAAAAGCTATCCCTGAAAGCGCTTGGAGCAGCGAGGCGACAAGCCTGCCTATCTCAATCGCGACACCGATCTACCGCACGATTCCAGCGTTCATGCTTTACGCTGTCCTGTCTGCCTTGCTCGTCGCCCTCCTCGTCCGGATCAGGCACGCCAAGCTCGTCGACCGACAGCGAGCCTTGGAAGAAAAAGTCGCCGTTCAGACACGCGCCCTACGAGAGAAGAACATCCAGATACATGGAGCCTTCCTCAGCGAACGAGAGCTCAAGAAACGGGCGGAAAAAGCCAACCTCGCGAAAAGCGAATTTCTGGCCATGGTTAGCCACGAAATCAGAACGCCCATGAACTGCATCATCGGCATGGCCGACCACTTGCTCGCGACTCCCCTAGAGCGAGAGCAATTCGAGATGCTGAGAGCCATCCACTCCAGCGGCCAGTCGCTAGTGGCCATCATTGCCGACATCCTAGACTTCTCGAAGATCGAAGCCGGCAAGGTAGAACTGGAAAGCATCCCTTTCTCGCCAGCCCAGACCGTAACCGACGTATTCAAACTCTTTCTACGCTCCTGCGAGGAAAAAGGCCTCCTTCTCAAAAGCGACATAGCGGAAGGCCTACCCCCGGTGGTCGTGGGAGACCCCACCAGAGTTAAGCAAATCCTCATCAACCTGATTGGAAACGCCCTCAAATTCACCGAGCATGGCGAAATCGTCATCCGGCTCGAGGGCGAGAAAACCGGCGATACGCAAACGCGACTTCACTACACCGTATCCGACACCGGTCTAGGAATTGAAGCCGACAAAATGGAGCGACTCTTTAAGGCGTTCAGCCAAATCGACTCCTCCAACACCCGGAAGTTCGGAGGCACAGGCCTCGGACTTGCGATCAGCAAAAAACTCGCGAACCAAATGGGAGGAGACATCGACGTATCCAGCCAACCCGGACAGGGATCCAGCTTTGCACTGACCTTGAGCGCAACGCTCGCTTCCCCCGAGGAAGTCGAGGCCTTCGAAAAAACGGTGCCGCAGTTCAGCGATTCCTCTCCCCTGCCTCTTCACCCCTTCACGCCTAGCTACTCGAGCAAAAGTTCCGTGAGCGAGGAGGAAAAGGACGTCTTGCTCGTGGAGGACAATCCCATCAACCAGCAGGTAACCGCCATGATGCTCCGCCGCCTGGAATACAGCTACGACCTCGTCAACAACGGCGAACTCGCCTGTCGCACCGTGGCCAAAAAGCGCTACCGCGTAATCCTGATGGACATCCAAATGCCGGGAATGGACGGGATCGAGTGCGCCAAGCGCCTGCGCGAGGAAAATGGAGACGCCACGCCACCTATCCTAGCCGTAACTGCCAAAACTTCCGATTCCGATCGAGAGGTCGCCCGCGAAGCCGGCATGAGCGACTTCCTCACCAAACCCCTAGAGCGACGCAAATTGCGCGAGGCCATAGAAAAGGTCTTGCAGCAAGAAGCCCCCAGACGATCCCGCACACTGCGATAA